In Nostoc sp. UHCC 0926, a single genomic region encodes these proteins:
- a CDS encoding TetR/AcrR family transcriptional regulator — protein sequence MNKTIRSSTLTRRRLIEAASQVFASLGVQGATTREIARVAGVNEVTLFRHFASKEQLLGAVIENAFVLQTEALAHPEAWTQDLKIDLTQYAHLYNSMLEAQEDLIRTFIGEAKRHPEAAKQVIQEAAKPLGEKLIAYLQSSQRRGVVRADLDPFPAVDMFTGMLLAGMLCRSAKFNQGSYSCEDYIKTCVDIFVRGITATPLSVFNPAVS from the coding sequence ATGAATAAAACCATCCGTTCATCAACTCTCACCCGTAGACGTTTGATAGAAGCTGCCTCGCAGGTATTTGCCAGTTTAGGTGTTCAAGGAGCAACTACCCGTGAAATAGCTCGTGTTGCTGGTGTGAATGAGGTGACTTTATTTCGCCACTTTGCTAGCAAAGAACAACTTCTGGGAGCAGTAATCGAAAATGCCTTTGTACTCCAGACAGAAGCCCTTGCACACCCCGAAGCGTGGACGCAGGATCTAAAAATTGATCTAACACAGTATGCCCATCTTTACAATAGTATGCTAGAGGCACAGGAGGACTTAATTCGTACCTTCATTGGAGAAGCCAAACGTCATCCAGAGGCAGCCAAACAAGTGATTCAAGAAGCTGCCAAGCCTTTAGGAGAAAAACTGATAGCTTACCTGCAATCGAGTCAGAGACGAGGCGTCGTCAGAGCAGACCTTGATCCATTTCCAGCAGTCGATATGTTTACAGGAATGCTGTTAGCTGGAATGCTATGCCGCAGTGCAAAATTCAATCAAGGCAGCTATAGCTGTGAGGACTATATCAAAACCTGTGTAGATATTTTTGTGCGCGGTATCACTGCCACTCCCCTCTCAGTTTTCAATCCGGCTGTAAGCTAA